A window of Ictalurus furcatus strain D&B chromosome 18, Billie_1.0, whole genome shotgun sequence contains these coding sequences:
- the LOC128622272 gene encoding teneurin-2-like, with amino-acid sequence MWRYSYDLNGNLHLLNPGNSARLLPLRYDLRDRITRLGDMQYKLDEDGFLSQRGSDFFEYNSKGLLERAYSHTADGWSVQYRYDGLGRRVSRRTSSGDHQQYFYADLNHPSRVSHIYNHSRAEINSFYYDLQGHLFAMEVNGGDEYYIASDNTGTPLAVFSSNGQMVKQVQYTAYGEIYHDSNPDFQLVLGFHGGLYDPLTKLVHFTQRDYDVLAGRWTSPDHTLWARISKEPAPFNLYMFKNNNPLSDMIDVKNYVTDVKSWLVMFGFQLSNIIPGFPRHPLYFVDPPYELLASQDCDNAQLFTGVQHSVERHNKAFMALEGRQLNKQWRIKRDKPGYWFGTSTPVVGKGMMLAIREGHVLASVTSAASEGSRKIAQVLTGAIYLEGMHYTIDRRDWHFFVKLGLPDGDLLALGISGGHRTLESDLNVTVSGRSRRGVTVEIHTPALVFSVRYGIGAELLEKERARVLEQAQQRAVARAWAMEQQQVQEGRDVSRAWSESEKQQLLAVGKVPGYEGYYVLPIEQYPELADSRANIQFLKQNEMGKR; translated from the exons ATGTGGCGCTATAGCTATGACCTGAATGGCAACTTGCACTTGCTGAACCCTGGAAACAGCGCCCGGCTTCTACCGCTGCGCTACGACCTGCGTGACCGCATCACACGCCTCGGGGACATGCAATACAAGCTGGATGAAGACGGTTTCCTCAGCCAGAGGGGCTCGGACTTCTTTGAGTACAACTCCAAAGGCCTGCTAGAGAGGGCTTACAGCCACACAGCGGATGGTTGGAGTGTTCAGTATCGCTATGATGGCCTAGGGCGCCGCGTGTCCCGTCGCACATCTAGTGGTGACCATCAGCAGTACTTCTATGCTGACCTGAATCACCCAAGCCGGGTGAGCCACATCTATAACCATTCCAGGGCTGAGATCAATTCCTTCTACTATGACCTCCAGGGCCACCTGTTCGCCATGGAGGTGAATGGCGGAGACGAGTACTACATTGCTTCAGACAACACAGGGACTCCGCTGGCTGTCTTTAGCAGCAATGGGCAAATGGTGAAGCAGGTGCAGTACACAGCATACGGGGAGATATACCATGACTCCAACCCAGACTTCCAGCTTGTGCTTGGCTTCCATGGAGGACTGTATGACCCTCTCACCAAGCTAGTGCACTTTACCCAAAGAGACTACGATGTACTAGCAGGCCGCTGGACCTCACCTGACCACACACTCTGGGCAAGGATAAGCAAAGAGCCAGCACCATTCAACCTGTACATGTTCAAGAACAATAATCCTCTCAGCGACATGATTGATGTTAAAAACTATGTAACAG ATGTGAAAAGCTGGCTGGTCATGTTTGGTTTCCAGCTCAGCAACATCATACCTGGGTTTCCTAGGCATCCATTATATTTTGTTGACCCTCCGTATGAATTGCTTGCCAGCCAGGACTGTGACAATGCCCAG CTGTTCACAGGAGTACAGCATTCAGTGGAGCGACACAACAAGGCCTTCATGGCCCTGGAGGGACGGCAGCTCAACAAACAGTGGCGTATTAAACGAGACAAGCCTGGCTACTGGTTCGGCACCAGCACACCTGTTGTGGGAAAAGGCATGATGCTGGCTATCAGGGAGGGTCACGTTTTGGCATCTGTGACTAGTGCAGCCAGTGAGGGCAGCCGCAAGATTGCACAGGTGCTCACTGGCGCCATCTACCTTGAAGGCATGCACTATACAATAGACAGGCGTGACTGGCACTTCTTTGTGAAGCTTGGACTACCTGATGGTGACCTCTTGGCCCTAGGGATCAGTGGAGGGCACAGGACACTGGAGAGCGACCTCAACGTGACAGTAAGCGGCCGATCGCGTCGCGGGGTCACTGTGGAGATTCACACGCCAGCACTAGTGTTTAGCGTGCGTTATGGGATTGGCGCCGAGCTACTGGAAAAGGAGCGAGCTCGTGTTCTGGAGCAAGCTCAGCAGAGGGCGGTGGCTCGAGCCTGGGCCATGGAGCAGCAGCAGGTACAGGAGGGCAGAGATGTGAGCCGAGCATGGAGCGAGAGCGAGAAGCAGCAGCTCCTAGCAGTGGGGAAAGTCCCAGGCTACGAGGGCTATTACGTACTCCCCATCGAGCAGTATCCTGAACTGGCAGACAGCAGGGCTAACATCCAGTTTCTCAAACAGAATGAAATGGGAAAGAGGTAA
- the LOC128622696 gene encoding teneurin-2-like, whose amino-acid sequence MAQMLALLVRLEWPTDLAVNPMDNSLYVLENNVVLRITENQQVSIVAGRPMHCQVPGIDYSLSRLAIHSALESATAITVSHSGVLYIAESDEKKINRVRQVSADGEISLLAGATSECDCKNDVNCNCYSGDDSYAADASLNTPASLAVSPDGTLYIADLNNIRVRLVRVNRPVLNTAGQYELGSALEQELYMFSEDGLHRQTLSLVTGLALYNFSYGMDGELVSITDSSNNTLKIRREAGGVVRLVLLPENQVVTLSLDASGNLRSVSALNQEVALFTYTTNTELVASKADETGWTNFYDYDSEGHLTNVSYPTGMVTSLHREMEQSINIDMESSNRDDDVTIITNLSSVEASYTVLQDQVRNSYQMYYNGTLRVSYANGMGLSFHTEPHILAGSVTPTIGRRNISLPTDSGLNSIEWRMRKELTKGKITVFGRKLRAHGRNLLSIDYDRNTRTEKVYDDHRKFTLRIIYDAQGRPATWLPSSSLALVNVSYSPTGRLVGLQRGSMSEKSEFDTFGRILSRTFVDGKVWSFSYLDKSMVLLLQQSQKQYVFDFDSSGRLTAVTMPSMARHTMSTHVSVGYIRNAYTPPESNATVIHDFSEDGHPRATFYLGTGRRVLYKYGKLAKLSEILYDSTAVTFGFDETAGVLKMVNLQSGGFSCTIRYRKLGPLVDKQMYRFSEEGMVNARFDYTYHDNSFRVASIKPVIGETPLPVDLYRYDEISGKVEHFGKFGIIYYDINQIITTAVMTLSKHFDAHGRIKEVQYEIFRSLMYWMTVQYDSMGRVIKRELKIGPYANTTQYRQ is encoded by the exons ATGGCCCAGATGCTTGCATTGCTT gtgcgTCTGGAGTGGCCCACAGACCTGGCCGTCAACCCCATGGACAACTCACTGTATGTTCTAGAGAACAATGTTGTCCTGCGAATCACTGAGAACCAGCAGGTAAGTATTGTGGCTGGACGGCCCATGCACTGCCAGGTTCCCGGTATCGACTACTCCCTGAGCAGGCTGGCCATCCACTCGGCACTGGAGAGTGCCACAGCCATTACTGTCTCCCATTCGGGCGTGCTCTACATCGCAGAGAGTGATGAGAAGAAAATCAACCGCGTGCGGCAGGTCAGCGCTGACGGTGAGATCTCACTGTTGGCTGGTGCTACATCCGAGTGTGACTGTAAGAACGACGTCAACTGCAACTGCTATTCTGGGGATGACAGCTATGCAGCCGATGCCAGCCTCAACACACCCGCCTCGCTGGCAGTCTCACCCGATGGCACACTCTACATTGCTGACCTTAACAACATTCGTGTGCGATTGGTGCGCGTCAACCGGCCAGTCCTGAACACCGCAGGTCAGTACGAGTTGGGTTCAGCATTGGAGCAGGAGCTGTACATGTTCAGTGAGGACGGTCTGCACAGGCAAACGCTCAGTCTCGTCACAGGCCTTGCGCTATATAACTTCAGCTACGGCATGGATGGAGAACTTGTATCGATCACTGATAGCTCCAACAACACTCTGAAGATCAGGAGAGAGGCAGGTGGAGTGGTACGGCTGGTACTCTTGCCTGAGAACCAGGTGGTGACGTTGAGTTTGGATGCAAGCGGAAACCTGCGCTCTGTTTCCGCCCTCAACCAGGAGGTAGCACTGTTCACTTACACCACCAACACCGAGCTGGTCGCCTCGAAAGCCGACGAGACTGGGTGGACCAACTTCTACGA CTATGACAGCGAGGGTCATTTAACAAATGTGTCCTACCCCACTGGTATGGTGACCAGTCTGCACCGTGAGATGGAACAGTCCATCAACATCGATATGGAGAGCTCAAACAGGGATGACGATGTCACTATTATCACCAACCTGTCCTCAGTGGAGGCATCTTATACTGTGCTTCAAG ATCAAGTTCGGAATAGCTATCAGATGTACTACAACGGCACCCTGAGGGTCTCCTATGCCAACGGCATGGGACTCAGCTTCCACACTGAACCTCATATCCTGGCAGGCTCAGTCACGCCAACCATCGGGAGGCGCAACATATCTCTACCAACAGACAGTGGCCTCAACTCTATTGAGTGGAGAATGAGGAAAGAGCTGACCAAAGGCAAAATCACTGTGTTTGGAAGAAAGCTGCGT GCTCATGGCAGGAATCTGCTTTCCATTGATTACGACCGCAACACGAGAACTGAAAAGGTGTACGATGATCACCGTAAGTTCACACTGCGCATCATTTACGACGCTCAGGGCCGGCCTGCCACCTGGCTCCCCAGCAGCAGTCTGGCACTGGTCAATGTGTCCTACTCACCCACGGGCCGTCTGGTGGGCTTGCAGAGGGGCAGCATGAGCGAGAAGAGCGAGTTTGACACTTTTGGCCGCATCCTATCCCGCACCTTTGTGGATGGGAAGGTGTGGAGCTTCAGCTATCTTGATAAG TCCatggtgctgctgctgcagcAGAGTCAGAAGCAGTACGTGTTTGACTTCGATAGCTCTGGTCGGCTTACAGCAGTCACCATGCCCAGCATGGCCAGACACACCATGTCCACCCATGTCTCTGTGGGCTACATCCGCAACGCCTATACCCCACCCGAAAGCAATGCCACCGTTATCCATGACTTCAGTGAAGACGGCCACCCCCGGGCCACTTTCTACCTGGGAACAGGTCGTCGTGTGCTCTACAAGTATGGAAAGTTGGCCAAGCTCTCTGAAATACTATATGACTCGACTGCAGTTACCTTTGGCTTTGACGAAACAGCTGGGGTCCTTAAGATGGTGAATTTGCAAAGTGGTGGCTTCTCCTGTACCATCCGCTACCGCAAGCTCGGCCCCCTGGTGGACAAGCAGATGTACCGCTTCTCAGAAGAAGGGATGGTCAATGCCCGCTTCGATTACACCTACCACGACAACAGCTTCCGGGTGGCAAGCATAAAGCCAGTGATTGGAGAGACCCCTCTTCCTGTGGATCTTTACCGTTATGATGAGATCTCAGGCAAGGTGGAGCACTTTGGCAAATTTGGCATCATCTACTACGATATTAACCAAATCATCACCACAGCCGTAATGACACTCAGCAAACACTTTGATGCTCATGGGCGCATAAAAGAGGTGCAGTACGAGATCTTCCGCTCTCTTATGTACTGGATGACGGTGCAGTATGACAGCATGGGTCGTGTGATTAAGCGTGAGCTTAAAATTGGGCCCTACGCCAACACTACGCAGTACC GTCAATGA